A section of the Spirosoma pollinicola genome encodes:
- a CDS encoding 3-keto-disaccharide hydrolase has protein sequence MKKLLLPCLLLSAFAFTAAPPKWTSLFDGKAIKGWHSYHKDGVVGWSIEDGALTPDGTGGDLVTDKEYENFELEFEFKIPAGSNSGVVYKIIDSPDIKSTYMSGPEYQVIDDKGYLDGDGKPYKLKDTQMTGANYDMIPPSDFSVAKAPGEWNKGRIVVNKNHVEHFLNGKKLVDYQYGSDEWKTMVTKSKFASWPYATPHAKGKIALQNHSPKERVWYKDIKIREL, from the coding sequence ATGAAAAAGCTACTTCTCCCCTGCCTTTTGCTCAGCGCATTTGCGTTTACCGCTGCTCCTCCCAAGTGGACATCTCTCTTTGATGGCAAGGCTATAAAAGGCTGGCACAGCTACCACAAAGACGGCGTAGTCGGCTGGTCTATCGAAGACGGGGCCCTCACGCCCGACGGCACCGGTGGCGACCTCGTGACCGACAAAGAATATGAAAATTTTGAGCTTGAATTCGAATTCAAAATTCCCGCTGGCAGCAACAGTGGCGTTGTTTACAAAATAATCGACAGCCCCGATATTAAGTCAACATATATGTCGGGGCCGGAGTATCAGGTGATCGACGACAAAGGCTATCTGGATGGCGACGGTAAGCCCTACAAGCTGAAAGACACCCAGATGACGGGTGCCAATTACGACATGATTCCGCCCTCCGATTTCTCCGTTGCCAAAGCACCCGGCGAGTGGAATAAAGGCCGCATTGTAGTCAACAAAAACCACGTGGAGCATTTCCTGAACGGCAAAAAGCTGGTTGACTATCAGTATGGTTCCGACGAATGGAAAACGATGGTCACCAAAAGCAAATTTGCCAGCTGGCCGTATGCAACACCCCACGCCAAAGGCAAAATTGCCCTGCAAAACCACAGCCCCAAAGAGCGCGTTTGGTACAAAGACATTAAGATTCGGGAGTTATAG
- a CDS encoding FAD-binding and (Fe-S)-binding domain-containing protein: protein MFRISPKPPFSTLLPSFEGDLYFDESSEHTAQRILYATDASVYQEMPIAVALPKSTADIKALLRFAQQHKLGLIPRAAGTSLAGQVVGSGIVVDISKYFGKILDVNADEQWVRVQPGVIRDDLNAFIKPRGLLFGPETSTASRAMIGGMIGNNSCGLHSIIWGTTRNHLLEVKAVLSDGAEVTFGPLTQEQFDAKCRGENVSSPLEQRLYTQFRDWLSKPDVQKHIREGYPKPTVSRRNTGYALDAMVKFWEEGGKGRVEERGMPAEALSSPSLLSSLSSPTFNFSHLIAGSEGTLCFITEAKLNLLPLPPKESALVCAHFDTIRQSLEANLVALAHGCSASELVDDYILQLTKTNIEQTKNRTFVEGDPKAILMVEFFDDTVAGVGKKATDFVNALQQKNLGYAYPTLFDADTQKPWALRKAGLSIMYNIPGKEKPANVIEDTAVDVHDLPDYIDELDRMAWEQHGLKLEYSAHAGAGEIHVLPLIDLKSSEGRAKFRALLMDTAQLVKKYGGSLSGEHGDGRLRGECIAFMLGPENFQLCKDVKDLWDPQNTFNPGKIVNTPPMNESLRSEADVVIPQPKTVFDFSKDGGLLELAEKCSGSGDCRKTEISGGTMCPSYMATRREHDTTRARANILRHFYSSPEKAQDHDYEAVKDVLDLCLSCKACKAECPSSVDMTRMKAEFMNTMNNDYGASTRTLLVGNFTKLMSLASKAPWIYNSIYNNPTLRKLANRAVGFHPDRTMPELAKTTLRKWWWEQKKEENERIGRENRNNYWPSLHARPAEPGTNSILLFIDEFTNYNDVEVGKKAILLIEHLGYDITVPEHVESGRTYLSKGLVDDAKAIAIRNVTLLKDLITDEKPLIGLEPSAILTFRDEYPNLVPDELKADAERIAKNVFLFEEWLARESDAGRIDRDLFTADAQLVKIHGHCHQKALSSMIPVKKVLSLPRNYTAQLIPSGCCGMAGSFGYETEHYDLSMQIGELVLFPAVRQAETAIISAAGTSCRHQIKDGTGRKAQHPAEILFEALK from the coding sequence ATGTTTCGCATTTCCCCAAAACCGCCCTTCTCTACCCTCTTGCCTTCGTTCGAAGGGGATCTTTACTTCGATGAGTCATCTGAGCACACCGCCCAACGGATTCTGTATGCAACCGATGCCTCGGTCTATCAGGAAATGCCGATTGCGGTAGCCTTGCCGAAATCCACTGCCGACATCAAAGCGCTACTCCGGTTCGCGCAACAACATAAACTGGGACTGATTCCCAGAGCGGCCGGTACGTCACTGGCCGGGCAGGTCGTTGGGAGCGGTATAGTGGTCGACATATCCAAATATTTCGGTAAGATTCTGGACGTGAACGCCGATGAGCAATGGGTGCGTGTGCAGCCGGGCGTCATCCGCGATGATCTGAATGCATTCATAAAACCACGCGGTTTGCTCTTCGGTCCCGAAACCAGTACGGCCAGCCGGGCCATGATCGGCGGCATGATCGGCAATAACTCCTGCGGGCTGCACTCCATCATCTGGGGCACCACTCGCAATCACCTCCTCGAAGTGAAAGCTGTTTTGAGCGACGGTGCCGAAGTCACGTTTGGCCCACTCACCCAGGAACAGTTCGATGCCAAATGCAGGGGAGAAAACGTCTCTAGTCCGCTCGAACAGCGACTGTACACCCAATTCCGCGACTGGCTATCCAAACCCGACGTTCAAAAACACATTCGCGAAGGGTATCCCAAACCCACCGTCAGCCGAAGAAATACGGGCTACGCACTGGATGCGATGGTTAAATTTTGGGAGGAAGGAGGAAAGGGAAGAGTGGAGGAAAGGGGCATGCCAGCGGAAGCCCTCTCGTCCCCTTCCCTCCTCTCGTCCCTCTCCTCCCCCACTTTCAACTTCTCTCACCTCATTGCGGGTTCGGAAGGGACGCTTTGCTTCATTACCGAAGCCAAATTGAATCTATTGCCATTGCCGCCTAAAGAGTCGGCTCTGGTATGCGCTCATTTTGATACCATTCGCCAATCGCTGGAAGCCAATCTGGTGGCACTGGCGCATGGGTGCTCAGCGTCGGAACTGGTGGACGATTACATCCTGCAACTTACGAAAACCAACATCGAGCAAACCAAAAACCGAACCTTTGTCGAAGGCGATCCGAAAGCCATTCTGATGGTCGAGTTTTTTGACGATACAGTGGCGGGCGTTGGCAAAAAGGCGACAGATTTTGTAAACGCCTTGCAGCAAAAAAATCTGGGCTATGCTTACCCGACCTTGTTCGATGCCGATACGCAAAAACCCTGGGCACTGCGTAAAGCCGGGCTGAGCATCATGTACAACATTCCCGGTAAAGAAAAACCGGCGAATGTGATTGAAGATACGGCGGTCGATGTCCATGACCTGCCCGACTACATCGACGAACTGGACCGCATGGCCTGGGAGCAGCACGGTCTGAAACTCGAATATTCGGCCCATGCCGGAGCCGGTGAGATTCACGTCCTGCCGCTGATCGACCTCAAATCGTCGGAGGGGCGGGCCAAGTTTCGGGCGTTGCTGATGGATACGGCGCAACTGGTTAAAAAATACGGTGGCTCGCTCTCCGGCGAACATGGCGACGGGCGGCTGCGGGGCGAGTGTATTGCGTTTATGCTCGGACCGGAGAATTTCCAGTTGTGCAAAGACGTCAAAGACCTCTGGGACCCGCAAAATACCTTCAACCCCGGTAAGATCGTCAATACACCACCCATGAACGAGTCGCTGCGGTCGGAAGCCGATGTCGTGATTCCGCAGCCCAAAACCGTTTTCGATTTCTCGAAAGACGGTGGTTTACTGGAACTGGCCGAAAAATGTTCCGGCTCCGGCGACTGTCGAAAGACCGAGATTTCTGGGGGAACAATGTGCCCGAGCTACATGGCTACCCGACGCGAACACGACACTACGCGGGCGCGGGCCAATATCCTGCGGCACTTTTACAGCTCGCCAGAGAAAGCACAAGACCACGATTACGAAGCCGTTAAAGATGTACTGGATTTGTGCCTGTCGTGCAAGGCATGCAAAGCCGAATGCCCATCCAGTGTGGACATGACGCGTATGAAGGCCGAGTTCATGAATACGATGAACAACGATTACGGGGCATCAACTCGAACCTTGTTAGTTGGCAATTTCACCAAACTGATGTCGCTGGCCAGCAAGGCTCCCTGGATTTATAATTCAATCTACAATAACCCAACATTGCGCAAACTGGCCAACCGCGCTGTTGGTTTCCACCCTGACCGGACTATGCCGGAACTGGCAAAAACAACCTTACGCAAATGGTGGTGGGAACAGAAAAAAGAGGAGAACGAACGAATTGGCCGCGAAAATCGGAATAACTACTGGCCGTCGCTTCATGCCAGACCAGCAGAACCGGGCACTAACTCCATTCTGCTCTTTATTGATGAATTCACCAACTACAATGATGTAGAGGTTGGCAAAAAAGCGATTCTGCTGATCGAGCATTTAGGCTACGACATCACCGTTCCCGAACACGTTGAAAGTGGACGGACTTATTTGTCGAAAGGGTTGGTGGATGATGCAAAAGCCATTGCCATCCGCAACGTGACCTTGCTCAAAGACCTCATCACCGACGAGAAGCCGCTAATTGGACTCGAACCATCGGCCATTCTCACCTTCCGCGACGAATACCCGAATCTCGTTCCTGACGAATTAAAAGCTGACGCCGAACGCATCGCGAAAAACGTTTTCCTGTTCGAGGAATGGCTCGCCCGGGAATCCGACGCGGGTCGCATAGACCGTGACCTGTTTACGGCAGATGCTCAACTGGTAAAAATTCACGGTCACTGCCACCAGAAAGCCCTTTCGTCCATGATTCCGGTCAAGAAAGTACTTTCCTTACCCCGCAATTATACCGCTCAGTTAATTCCATCGGGTTGCTGCGGCATGGCGGGTTCATTCGGGTATGAAACGGAGCATTATGACCTATCAATGCAGATTGGTGAGTTGGTCCTGTTCCCGGCTGTCCGGCAGGCAGAAACGGCCATTATCTCAGCCGCAGGCACCAGTTGCCGCCACCAGATAAAAGACGGAACCGGCCGCAAAGCCCAACACCCCGCCGAAATTTTGTTCGAGGCACTGAAGTAA
- a CDS encoding DUF4097 family beta strand repeat-containing protein — translation MKRNQFLLTLLSAGTLALTSLAGGRLTTEDQPPYQTKTFSGRINAVRAETSGGSLTIEGGTDMNAKVEMYVRANNWNGRNSLDKEEIEERLRDYDITIAQEGSTIVATAKRRNNDHDWKKSLSISFKFYTPRNVTTDLRTSGGSIQLSLLNGTQKFRTSGGSLNVSDVQGDIAGQTSGGSIHFDRCRNSSMATNIDLQTSGGSIEARSSTGRMRLVTSGGSIRLNDLKGDIDARTSGGSIQGDGIEGDIKAGTSGGGVRLANVAGSLDASTSAGSVDVSLTKLGDYVRLNTSAGSIHVQMPLNKGMDLNLRGNRVNMPSNLSRFDGDIEKDRVRGKLNGGGIPIDIAASSGSVSVN, via the coding sequence ATGAAACGCAACCAGTTTCTACTGACCCTCCTAAGCGCTGGCACACTTGCGCTAACCTCTCTGGCCGGTGGTCGCCTGACTACTGAAGACCAGCCCCCCTATCAAACTAAAACCTTTTCGGGCAGGATAAACGCCGTTCGGGCCGAAACCTCAGGCGGCAGCCTGACCATCGAAGGCGGCACTGATATGAATGCCAAAGTTGAGATGTATGTACGCGCCAACAACTGGAACGGGCGCAACTCCCTCGACAAAGAAGAAATTGAAGAAAGACTCAGAGATTACGACATTACGATTGCGCAGGAGGGCAGTACAATCGTAGCGACCGCCAAACGCCGGAATAACGACCACGACTGGAAAAAATCACTCAGCATCAGTTTCAAATTCTACACGCCCCGCAACGTGACAACCGACCTGCGTACCTCGGGCGGCAGCATTCAGCTTTCATTGCTAAACGGTACGCAAAAATTCCGTACCAGCGGGGGTAGCCTGAATGTAAGCGACGTACAAGGCGACATCGCTGGCCAGACATCGGGCGGATCTATTCACTTTGACCGCTGCCGCAATAGCAGCATGGCAACCAATATTGATCTCCAGACGTCGGGTGGCTCCATTGAAGCAAGATCATCAACGGGCAGAATGCGTCTGGTTACTTCGGGCGGCAGCATCCGGCTCAATGACCTGAAAGGCGATATTGATGCCCGCACCAGCGGTGGCAGTATCCAGGGCGATGGCATTGAAGGCGACATTAAAGCGGGAACATCGGGGGGCGGTGTTCGACTGGCTAATGTAGCCGGTAGCCTGGATGCGAGTACGAGCGCCGGTAGCGTTGATGTAAGCTTAACAAAACTTGGCGACTACGTTCGGCTGAATACAAGCGCGGGAAGCATTCATGTACAGATGCCCCTTAACAAAGGAATGGACCTGAATCTGCGTGGTAACCGGGTTAACATGCCGTCTAATTTATCCCGCTTTGACGGTGATATTGAAAAAGACCGGGTTCGGGGCAAACTCAATGGCGGTGGCATCCCCATCGATATTGCGGCTAGTTCGGGCAGTGTTTCGGTGAATTAG
- a CDS encoding mechanosensitive ion channel family protein, translating to MNIVDVITSSLTGFFEQLAAFFPRLIGAFILLLIGSLIARGVRFLVTKVLKAIRFDAFAAQVGVDGFLQRGGIQQPPSAVMGTMLYWLIMLVVYQTFFNSLGLEVVSTLLSSVILYIPNVIVSTIIIVVGLYLADFVKSMLVATLRSTGVQYADLIGTIVRVAILFLVFSIALTQLKVGEAIINTVVSVVLGAAGLALSIAFGFGAREWATDLINRYLRSQDKV from the coding sequence ATGAACATCGTTGATGTAATTACCTCTTCACTTACTGGTTTTTTTGAGCAATTAGCTGCTTTTTTTCCTCGTTTGATTGGTGCGTTTATCCTTCTGTTGATTGGGTCACTGATTGCACGGGGAGTACGGTTTTTAGTGACGAAAGTGCTGAAGGCAATTCGATTTGATGCATTTGCTGCTCAGGTTGGCGTTGATGGTTTTCTACAGCGGGGTGGTATTCAGCAGCCGCCTAGTGCTGTTATGGGAACCATGCTATACTGGCTTATTATGCTGGTCGTTTATCAAACGTTTTTTAACAGCCTGGGTCTGGAAGTCGTTTCAACGTTACTTAGTAGTGTTATTTTGTACATACCAAATGTTATTGTATCGACAATTATCATTGTTGTAGGTCTGTATCTGGCTGATTTTGTGAAGTCGATGCTGGTCGCCACGCTTCGTTCAACGGGCGTACAGTATGCCGATCTAATTGGTACTATTGTCCGGGTTGCTATTCTGTTTTTGGTATTTTCTATTGCCCTCACTCAGTTAAAGGTTGGTGAAGCTATCATCAATACTGTTGTTTCAGTTGTGCTTGGTGCAGCCGGGTTGGCTCTGTCAATTGCCTTTGGATTCGGTGCCCGCGAATGGGCTACTGACCTGATAAATCGCTACCTCCGCAGTCAGGATAAAGTATAA
- a CDS encoding LytTR family transcriptional regulator DNA-binding domain-containing protein, whose protein sequence is MTFRKLTYNTTRITHLMGWGNYTRVFLIDSSSPEVNATTLKKCVGTLPGFIRLSKSLAVNPYHIDQVRRKGDRCADVLVAGKWLPVSRRRVTSLVQHLHDLPDVDVKGLVHFRVLARTNAAQRALA, encoded by the coding sequence ATGACTTTTAGAAAATTAACATACAACACGACCCGAATTACTCACCTGATGGGTTGGGGAAATTATACGAGGGTATTTCTTATTGATTCTTCCTCGCCAGAAGTGAATGCGACTACGCTGAAAAAATGTGTTGGTACGCTTCCCGGCTTTATTCGATTGAGTAAAAGTCTTGCTGTTAATCCGTACCATATCGATCAGGTACGCCGAAAAGGTGATCGGTGTGCCGATGTATTGGTTGCCGGTAAGTGGCTTCCGGTCAGTCGTCGCCGGGTAACTTCCCTGGTGCAACATCTGCATGATCTACCCGACGTAGACGTTAAAGGTTTGGTACATTTTCGTGTGCTGGCCCGCACAAATGCAGCACAAAGGGCACTGGCCTAG
- a CDS encoding OmpA family protein produces the protein MKAIKLFLGLVFWLLAGYTFAQQGLKGEYYVGTNFERKVFTRMDPQLNFNWRGQSPAPGLPESYYSIRWTGKLLAPVSGQYRFYAKVDDGIRVWVGNKLVMNSWQLNDSENYGGNVILEAGKFYDFRVDFFNDLLEGEIFLYWQRPDDRKTTPDVLAKGGELISTQYFFQKAVPARVTVVKTPPVPIAKPPVVVAAPVKVIPAKAIPPKPVVSVTPNPTPRLSPPSTKTTAVSANTATTAAPKPTSETGPVFEPGATFVLHNVQFEQSSYTLLPESSTELDQVVAALKKNPLWHIDVAGHTDNIGDPRLNLALSENRAKVVSGYLKRRGITDDRITAIGYGGAQPIADNNTEGERSKNRRVEITIKQR, from the coding sequence ATGAAAGCGATAAAACTATTTTTAGGACTGGTTTTCTGGCTACTGGCTGGTTATACTTTTGCGCAGCAGGGTCTGAAGGGTGAATACTATGTCGGGACGAATTTCGAGCGAAAAGTATTCACCCGCATGGATCCGCAACTCAACTTCAACTGGCGGGGCCAAAGCCCCGCACCCGGCCTGCCTGAATCCTATTATTCCATTCGCTGGACAGGAAAACTATTGGCCCCCGTTTCGGGTCAATACCGATTTTACGCCAAAGTTGACGACGGTATCCGGGTTTGGGTGGGTAATAAACTCGTAATGAATTCCTGGCAACTGAACGACTCCGAAAATTACGGGGGAAATGTCATACTGGAAGCCGGAAAATTCTATGATTTCCGAGTCGATTTTTTCAATGATTTGCTGGAAGGTGAAATTTTCCTTTACTGGCAACGGCCCGACGACAGGAAAACAACTCCGGACGTTTTGGCAAAGGGTGGCGAACTTATATCAACGCAGTATTTCTTTCAAAAAGCAGTACCGGCCCGGGTTACGGTAGTCAAAACGCCCCCAGTTCCCATTGCTAAACCTCCGGTCGTTGTTGCAGCTCCGGTAAAAGTTATTCCGGCAAAAGCCATTCCACCTAAACCTGTGGTGAGCGTAACGCCAAACCCTACGCCCAGGCTCAGTCCGCCGTCCACAAAAACAACGGCTGTCAGCGCCAATACAGCCACAACAGCTGCACCAAAACCAACCAGTGAAACAGGTCCGGTATTCGAGCCGGGAGCAACGTTTGTATTACACAACGTGCAGTTTGAACAAAGCAGTTATACCCTCCTGCCCGAATCCTCAACGGAATTGGATCAGGTAGTAGCGGCTTTAAAAAAGAACCCGCTTTGGCATATCGACGTCGCAGGTCATACCGACAACATCGGCGACCCACGCCTGAATTTAGCCCTGTCCGAAAACCGCGCGAAAGTTGTGTCCGGTTACCTGAAACGCCGGGGCATTACCGATGATCGTATCACTGCCATTGGCTATGGTGGCGCACAACCGATTGCAGATAACAACACGGAGGGCGAACGCAGCAAGAATCGGCGGGTCGAAATTACGATCAAGCAAAGATAA
- a CDS encoding ABC transporter permease, with product MFRNYFTISLRTLWRNRKVNVISTVGLSIGPACGLVIFLLVSYLFSFDRYHAKADRTFWVVTDIRQENVVPTDATPRPMGEVLRQELPFVETAARLENMPRRIMAVPDGKGGFSKKFDESRSLCFTEPQFFDVFDSEWISGNPKTALAAPNTVVLTERYAQKYFGSANPMGKVLRFDNQTNLTVTGLIKNLPSNTKLRYDAFISYATVPTLLGAGGKQAMQDWTNVFTVCFVTLREGTPVERLLDAFPGIQKKYLTAPEAKKLDFHAIPLPDLDHLPQYGGRSPKAILYALIIVGLFLVLASCINFINVATAHALKRAKEVGVRKAIGSSRRQLVGQFMTETTLVTLAAVALAMLLAYFSLPMLNSALAIMNTDISITNLFRPDSLVWFGALIIGVIGLAGLYPSWVLARFNPVAALRGRLTTHQVGGVSVRRGLIVTQFFITQLFIIGVVVMLLQVRHIQKADLGFRKEAILTVPLPPGTLSKQAVIRARMEQIAGVDAVSLGAEPPAAYRRLPVPFTYDTHTQPEKFPTVVKVGDKNYVPLYGIKLLAGRNFRNNDTTNNEALVNETMVRELGLRSPADVVGKRINLWGSDKIIVGVVRDFHLSGLSQGIPPATLLNYYRENQMASLKLDPDNIPSTLKAVESTWNALYPEQVFKADFVDDLLNNFYITEQILLGLAEVFSLIAVLIGCLGLYGLVAFMAESKTKEIGVRKVLGATSKQLLWLFGREFSRLVLIGFALAAPLGWFLMNGWLQGYVYRIHFSGWILAGTLFLTSLITALTVGYESLRAVGANPAKSLQNE from the coding sequence ATGTTCCGCAACTATTTCACCATTTCCCTCCGCACGCTCTGGCGAAACCGCAAGGTCAATGTGATCAGCACAGTTGGTCTCTCGATCGGGCCGGCTTGCGGCCTTGTTATTTTTCTGCTGGTTAGCTACCTGTTCAGCTTCGACCGTTACCATGCCAAAGCGGACCGAACGTTTTGGGTTGTTACCGATATCCGGCAGGAGAACGTTGTGCCAACCGATGCCACGCCCCGGCCAATGGGCGAGGTGCTGCGGCAGGAGCTTCCCTTTGTAGAAACGGCAGCCCGGCTCGAAAACATGCCCAGACGCATTATGGCCGTACCCGATGGGAAAGGCGGCTTTTCGAAAAAATTTGACGAGTCACGCAGCCTGTGTTTCACTGAACCGCAGTTCTTCGACGTATTCGATTCGGAGTGGATAAGCGGCAACCCCAAAACGGCGCTGGCAGCTCCTAACACGGTTGTGCTCACGGAACGATACGCCCAGAAATACTTTGGCTCAGCCAATCCAATGGGCAAGGTGCTGCGCTTCGACAACCAGACGAACCTGACCGTTACGGGCCTTATTAAAAACCTGCCATCCAATACCAAACTTCGTTACGACGCTTTCATTTCCTACGCGACCGTACCCACGCTCTTGGGCGCAGGTGGCAAACAGGCCATGCAGGACTGGACAAACGTATTTACCGTATGCTTCGTCACCCTCCGCGAAGGCACTCCAGTAGAACGGCTGCTAGATGCTTTTCCGGGTATCCAGAAGAAATACCTGACCGCTCCTGAAGCGAAAAAGCTGGACTTTCATGCCATTCCACTCCCGGACCTGGATCACCTGCCCCAATACGGCGGGCGGTCGCCGAAGGCAATTTTGTATGCGCTCATTATTGTCGGCCTGTTTCTGGTGCTGGCGTCCTGCATCAACTTTATTAACGTCGCCACCGCTCACGCCCTGAAACGAGCCAAAGAAGTGGGCGTTCGGAAAGCCATTGGCAGTTCGCGAAGGCAGTTGGTGGGGCAATTCATGACCGAAACAACACTGGTGACGCTGGCGGCTGTTGCACTGGCTATGTTGCTGGCGTATTTCAGCCTGCCGATGCTGAATAGCGCCCTGGCTATCATGAACACCGATATCTCCATCACGAATCTGTTCCGTCCCGATTCGCTGGTTTGGTTTGGGGCACTGATTATTGGGGTCATTGGGCTGGCTGGCCTGTATCCGTCATGGGTACTGGCCCGATTCAATCCGGTGGCGGCTCTGCGCGGTCGGTTAACGACGCATCAGGTTGGGGGCGTATCGGTTCGTCGGGGGCTGATCGTCACGCAGTTTTTCATTACCCAACTGTTCATCATTGGCGTAGTGGTTATGCTATTACAGGTCCGGCACATACAAAAAGCTGATTTAGGCTTTCGGAAAGAGGCTATCCTGACGGTACCGTTACCGCCGGGTACGCTCTCGAAGCAGGCCGTTATTCGTGCCCGAATGGAGCAGATAGCGGGCGTTGACGCCGTTTCATTGGGTGCTGAACCACCCGCAGCCTACCGGCGATTGCCCGTTCCATTTACGTATGATACCCATACGCAACCGGAGAAATTCCCCACGGTGGTTAAAGTTGGCGACAAGAACTATGTGCCGCTTTACGGTATCAAGCTGCTGGCCGGGCGCAACTTCCGAAACAACGATACAACGAACAACGAAGCGCTCGTGAATGAAACAATGGTAAGAGAATTAGGGCTACGCTCGCCTGCTGATGTAGTCGGCAAACGGATTAACCTGTGGGGTAGCGACAAAATTATTGTCGGCGTCGTGCGTGATTTTCACCTGAGCGGACTAAGCCAGGGCATTCCACCCGCCACCCTACTGAACTACTATCGCGAGAACCAGATGGCTTCTCTTAAACTCGACCCAGATAACATCCCATCGACGCTAAAAGCCGTTGAAAGCACCTGGAATGCGTTATATCCTGAACAAGTTTTCAAAGCCGATTTCGTAGACGATCTGTTAAACAACTTTTACATTACCGAGCAAATCCTGCTGGGGCTGGCAGAAGTGTTTTCGCTGATCGCTGTTCTGATTGGTTGCCTGGGTTTATACGGTCTGGTGGCGTTTATGGCCGAATCGAAAACCAAAGAAATTGGTGTCCGGAAAGTACTTGGCGCAACCTCAAAACAGCTTCTGTGGCTGTTTGGGCGGGAGTTCAGCCGGCTGGTATTAATTGGCTTTGCCCTGGCGGCTCCACTGGGCTGGTTTCTGATGAACGGCTGGCTACAGGGCTATGTCTACCGCATTCATTTCAGCGGGTGGATACTGGCCGGAACCCTTTTCCTTACCAGCTTGATTACCGCCCTGACGGTGGGCTACGAGTCGTTGCGGGCCGTGGGGGCCAACCCGGCAAAAAGCCTTCAGAACGAATGA